Proteins found in one Cheilinus undulatus linkage group 9, ASM1832078v1, whole genome shotgun sequence genomic segment:
- the LOC121515495 gene encoding G-protein coupled receptor 22-like, with product MHILPYLEQEATMSNVTVTDNTEPISRTMSPATPTPYAYPVSFQVSLTGFLMLEILLGLSSNLTVLALYCMKSNLISSVSNIVTMNLHVLDVLVCVCCIPLTIVVVLLSLEGDTALVCCFHEACVSFASVATAANVLAITLDRYDISVKPANRVLTMGRALALLSAIWVLSFISFLVPFIEVGFFAQGHAELNQTVVENVVHTNQYYTELGLYYHLLAQIPIFFFTAVVMLITYSKILQALNIRIGTRFHASQKKKARRKKRPSMTAMTPQTEATDGSQSSGSRNPTLGMRTSVSVIIALRRAVKRHRERRERQKRVFRMSLLIVSTFLLCWTPITVLNTVILSVGPSDLMVKLRLGFLVMAYGTTIFHPLLYAFTRQKFQKVLKSKMKKRVVSIIEADPTPNNAIIHNSWIDPKRNKKVTFEDKEAQQKCLSSEDVE from the coding sequence ATGCATATCCTTCCCTACCTGGAACAAGAAGCCACCATGAGCAACGTCACGGTCACTGACAACACTGAACCCATCAGCCGCACCATGAGTCCGGCAACTCCCACCCCTTATGCCTATCCAGTTAGTTTCCAGGTCTCCCTGACTGGCTTCCTCATGCTGGAAATCCTCCTGGGCCTGAGCTCTAACCTCACTGTGCTTGCCCTTTACTGTATGAAGTCAAACCTCATTAGTTCCGTCAGCAACATTGTCACTATGAACCTCCACGTGTTGGATGTGCTGGTCTGTGTCTGCTGCATCCCCCTCACCATCGTAGTGGTGCTGCTCTCTCTGGAGGGTGACACGGCCCTCGTCTGCTGCTTCCACGAAGCTTGCGTCTCCTTTGCTAGTGTTGCTACCGCTGCTAATGTGCTTGCCATCACCCTGGATCGTTATGACATCTCCGTCAAGCCAGCCAACCGTGTGCTGACCATGGGCCGTGCCCTGGCCCTGCTGTCTGCCATCTGGGTGCTATCCTTTATTAGTTTCTTGGTACCTTTTATTGAGGTAGGTTTCTTTGCACAGGGCCACGCTGAGCTGAACCAGACTGTGGTAGAGAATGTGGTCCATACTAACCAGTACTACACAGAACTTGGCCTCTATTACCACTTGCTTGCCCAGATTCCTATTTTCTTCTTTACTGCTGTTGTCATGCTGATCACCTATTCAAAGATCCTGCAGGCGCTCAACATCCGCATCGGCACGCGTTTCCATGCCTCACAGAAGAAAAAGGCTCGCAGGAAAAAGCGTCCATCCATGACAGCCATGACACCCCAGACAGAGGCAACAGACGGATCCCAGAGCAGTGGCAGCCGCAACCCTACGCTGGGCATGCGTACATCTGTCTCCGTCATCATTGCATTGCGCAGGGCTGTTAAGCGCCACAGAGAAAGGCGTGAGCGCCAAAAGAGGGTTTTTAGGATGTCCCTACTGATCGTATCAACCTTCCTGCTCTGCTGGACGCCGATTACAGTCCTCAACACAGTCATCTTAAGCGTGGGTCCCAGTGACCTCATGGTCAAGTTGAGACTGGGCTTCCTGGTCATGGCTTATGGGACGACAATCTTTCATCCTCTTCTGTATGCCTTCACGAGGCAGAAGTTCCAGAAAGTCTTGAAAAGCAAGATGAAGAAGCGAGTGGTGTCGATCATTGAGGCAGATCCTACTCCCAATAACGCCATCATTCACAACTCCTGGATCGACCCAAAGAGGAATAAAAAGGTGACATTTGAGGACAAAGAGGCCCAACAGAAATGTCTGTCTTCTGAGGATGTGGAGTGA